A genomic region of Nostoc sp. UHCC 0702 contains the following coding sequences:
- the pxcA gene encoding proton extrusion protein PcxA, which produces MNQWFLDTPERALLEAYKAAQTIKNIEAEYFGHQKISAESGNYTDNSMSYWQGCLNQNLTIIKVRLAEFQLSRSVLNISNAALLEKLQFIDEVIDKYTFRDELDSYRNSIAISPSPEINQNQNNKRSDSLNGIKVIISQKTGVLPRSIGRTINKIKSDLTPQAEEEFVRNFQISRRRTTTAIKFLLLIIIVPLLTQQLSNQLVINPIVKSIQSENVTQIFLNSQMQEEAISELNLFQKRLRFQNLIHEHPPLSPEAIEESTKEKAIEIAEEFRHKNINAISNIFADLISLIAFGIVIANSKREIVIVKSFIDELVYGISDSAKAFLIILFTDIFVGFHSPHGWEILLEGLSEHLGIAANRSVIFMFIATFPVILNTIFKYWIFRYLSRLSPSALATLKEMDE; this is translated from the coding sequence ATGAACCAATGGTTTTTAGACACGCCAGAAAGAGCGCTATTAGAAGCATACAAGGCTGCTCAGACAATTAAAAATATCGAAGCAGAATACTTTGGGCATCAAAAAATATCTGCTGAATCAGGCAATTATACTGACAACTCTATGTCTTATTGGCAAGGATGCCTGAATCAAAACTTAACTATTATCAAAGTTAGGTTGGCAGAATTCCAGTTAAGTCGTTCAGTACTGAATATTTCCAATGCAGCTTTATTAGAAAAGCTTCAGTTTATTGATGAAGTGATAGACAAGTATACATTCAGAGATGAACTAGATAGTTATAGGAATTCAATAGCAATTTCTCCAAGTCCAGAAATTAATCAGAATCAAAATAATAAACGATCAGATTCGTTAAATGGGATTAAAGTTATTATCTCTCAAAAAACAGGAGTATTGCCAAGGTCTATTGGCAGGACAATTAATAAAATTAAATCTGATTTAACACCACAGGCTGAAGAAGAGTTTGTCAGAAATTTTCAGATTTCCAGAAGACGCACTACAACTGCAATCAAATTCTTATTACTTATAATTATTGTGCCTCTTTTAACGCAGCAGTTATCTAACCAGCTTGTGATCAATCCGATAGTCAAAAGTATTCAAAGTGAAAATGTCACTCAAATTTTTCTCAATTCGCAAATGCAAGAAGAGGCTATTAGCGAATTAAATTTATTTCAAAAAAGATTGAGATTCCAAAACTTGATTCATGAACATCCGCCACTATCTCCAGAGGCTATAGAAGAAAGTACTAAAGAAAAAGCCATTGAAATAGCTGAAGAATTTCGTCATAAAAATATCAATGCAATTAGTAATATTTTTGCAGATCTAATATCACTAATTGCTTTTGGCATCGTCATTGCTAATAGTAAAAGAGAAATTGTGATTGTCAAGTCTTTTATAGATGAACTTGTTTATGGTATTAGTGACAGCGCTAAGGCTTTCTTAATTATTTTATTTACAGATATATTTGTTGGATTCCACTCCCCACATGGATGGGAAATCCTTCTTGAAGGATTGTCAGAACATTTAGGTATTGCAGCAAATAGAAGTGTAATATTTATGTTTATTGCTACGTTTCCTGTGATTTTAAATACTATATTTAAATATTGGATATTCCGCTATCTGAGTAGGTTATCTCCTTCAGCATTAGCCACATTAAAAGAAATGGATGAATAG
- a CDS encoding tetratricopeptide repeat protein, translating to MKFDYALVLAMIGVSIAVVQPQTTVALSSTPVAKLAKATTVQIDNHENDIVLTAQIPNAEDLLVQAGEKYDRKDYKGAIEVYTTAIRINPNDPLGYIGRGLARYRLADYKGAIEDYTLALKINPNYALAYNNRGLARYDLGDNQGAIADYNQALQINPKYALAYYNRGLAQYKLGKLQQAIADYQQALEINPNYDDAYYNRGLAYYDLKDNLAAIADYNQAIKINPNAADAYYNRGLAYYDLGDNLAAIDNYTLALKINPNDADTYYNRGLARYQLTDLQGAIADYNQAIKINPNATDAYIRRGVVRYELGDNKAAIADYNQAIKINPNTADAYYNRGLARNKLGDYQGAIADYSQAIKINPNTADAYIGRGVARYKLGDHKGAIADYNQALKINPNDALTYYNLGTARSALGDKKGAIEDYTTAIKINPNDAEAYYNRGNARSALEDNQGAIEDYNQAIKINPNYAAAYGNRGNARYDLGDKQAAIEDYNQVIKIDPKDALAYNNRGIARYELGDQQGAIADLQKAAKLFQEQGKTDDYKQILQLIKKLQR from the coding sequence ATGAAGTTTGATTATGCACTGGTGTTAGCAATGATTGGAGTATCAATTGCCGTAGTACAACCGCAAACTACTGTGGCACTATCCTCAACTCCAGTTGCCAAGCTTGCCAAAGCAACGACGGTGCAAATTGACAATCACGAAAATGATATTGTTCTGACTGCCCAAATACCCAATGCTGAAGATTTATTAGTTCAGGCTGGAGAAAAGTACGATCGCAAAGACTATAAAGGAGCAATTGAAGTTTACACCACAGCGATCAGGATTAATCCGAACGATCCTCTAGGTTACATTGGGCGGGGACTTGCCCGTTATCGGTTAGCAGACTATAAAGGAGCAATAGAAGATTACACCTTAGCTCTCAAGATTAATCCCAATTATGCTTTAGCCTACAACAACCGGGGACTTGCTCGCTATGATTTGGGAGACAATCAAGGAGCGATCGCAGATTACAATCAAGCCTTGCAAATTAATCCTAAATATGCATTAGCTTATTACAACCGGGGGCTGGCTCAGTATAAATTGGGAAAATTACAACAAGCGATCGCTGATTATCAGCAAGCCTTGGAAATTAATCCAAACTATGATGATGCCTACTATAACCGGGGGCTTGCCTACTATGACTTGAAAGACAACCTTGCAGCAATTGCCGATTACAACCAAGCCATCAAGATTAATCCCAACGCTGCTGATGCCTACTACAACCGAGGACTTGCCTATTATGACTTAGGAGACAACCTTGCAGCAATTGACAACTATACCTTAGCCTTAAAGATTAATCCCAACGATGCCGATACCTACTACAACCGGGGACTTGCCCGCTATCAGTTGACAGACTTACAAGGTGCAATTGCTGATTACAATCAAGCTATCAAGATTAATCCTAACGCTACTGATGCCTACATTCGCCGGGGAGTTGTTCGCTATGAGTTAGGAGACAACAAAGCAGCAATTGCCGATTACAACCAAGCCATTAAAATTAATCCTAACACTGCTGATGCTTACTACAACCGGGGACTTGCCCGCAATAAATTGGGAGATTACCAAGGGGCGATCGCTGATTACAGCCAAGCCATCAAAATTAATCCTAACACTGCTGATGCCTACATTGGGCGCGGTGTTGCCCGCTATAAATTGGGAGATCACAAAGGAGCGATCGCAGATTATAATCAAGCTCTCAAGATTAATCCCAACGATGCTTTAACCTACTACAACTTGGGAACTGCCCGTTCAGCTTTGGGAGACAAAAAAGGGGCAATTGAAGATTACACCACAGCCATCAAGATTAATCCCAACGATGCCGAAGCTTACTACAACCGGGGAAATGCCCGTTCTGCCTTAGAAGACAATCAAGGGGCAATTGAAGATTACAACCAAGCCATCAAGATTAATCCTAACTATGCCGCAGCCTATGGCAACCGAGGAAATGCCCGCTATGATTTGGGAGATAAACAAGCAGCAATTGAAGATTACAATCAAGTTATCAAGATTGATCCCAAAGATGCTTTAGCCTACAACAATCGGGGAATTGCCCGCTATGAGTTGGGAGATCAACAGGGGGCGATCGCAGATTTACAAAAAGCTGCTAAACTCTTTCAAGAACAAGGAAAAACAGATGATTATAAACAAATTTTACAGTTAATTAAAAAGCTTCAGCGATAG